Genomic segment of Zingiber officinale cultivar Zhangliang chromosome 11B, Zo_v1.1, whole genome shotgun sequence:
AGCTAAAGTTGTTTTAATTTTACCTATTGATTCCTTAATTTTTAATTGCCAAGTAGAAAAAGAGAATCTTTAGCCCGAGGACCCCTTTGGAGGACATTTGTAGTACGGGCGAGCTATAAATAATGGCTCTACCATTGACTAGGGTCGACTGGCCAAAGTATACATGATATAATTACCACTTTTCTATGATTTCTAAAGCTATCTTATTCTCTTACCTTTATGATTTCTATAGTGCAACGATTCTCTGAATTTTATAGGTATATAAGCATTGAGTCTCAGTTTCGCTGAATTTACAGATAAATTTCTCTTAAAAATACCGGGCTAATGGACCGTCCGTTGTGAGTTATTTCTGATTTACCCTGATAGTTAATGGAAAGTTTCTATACGAAagaacaaaccatctttatgttggagtgtatactaaaagcctagcttttggtataaacatttatctagaaataagaatcacattggtcgaatgtctacatttatgataaatgtagttgttcaattaatttatattgtaaatgacatggtgtgtggtgtcacacacagaagatcatgttatcagtagcttataaattataaacagtagctcacgaccatgatggaaaggaacaaaccattggaaggtcgtagtgtaattaggtattagtttatcttgactatataattacactagtacactcagagtatattgagtaggaccatttgaggtcgtttcttttatactgactttataaagaaacaaagacctcggttattatggaagtgtgtgctcttaatcctaatgtaataacaagcacatatatttgatatttatttctttaatttatcaatgggtgagatttagttcgttgaatcaataaacccgataagttgggaaatgatatcacttatagtgtgtgttgttgattatagaaggaaactgtgtcctagagatactaggttgataatgtcctcaagaggagctcataaagattgtcatgttaaacctgcaggtggacttagtcagacatgataataaggttgagtggtactactcttggatttagatattaattaaatgagttgtcaataactcacttaattagtggacatttgatatcttaaacacgggagactaacacactcataataagaaggagcccaaaatgtaatttgggattggtgcggtagttcaatgataattctctagtggaatgaattatcattgataaaattaagttgtgtgttggcgaacacgggatgtaattttatcggagaccaaaaccaattcctcctctcggtccctatcgtagcctcttatttgtagaagttttatacccacctatacccaccttctatacccactaataagggtcCGGCCAAGCtatcttgggaaccaagctaggggcggcctaggtatattattgggtggccgcttgaacccaagctagtggggccggccaaattaaattaaaaagggattttaattttagtttttattatgtggaagaaataatttttaaagagaattaaaattaaaatatctctcttgtaaaagatctacaaaagattaaagaaagagattagatctctttccttatttgtagattgatgagttattttattttctctttaaaaattatccacatgttgataaaattaaaattatagaaatttcctttatcaaccatgaagagatttttaaagagaaattttatttttaaaatttctggaaacaaattaggaagttttaatttgttgattaaaacttgtctaatttatttcctctagaagtggccgaccattagagattaaattgggaaattttatttaatttttctcaattaaatcatgtcaaggaaattaaggaaattttattgtaattaaatttcttaatttgcctaggccaaggaatataaaagaaggggtgagggtgccttcacaagacacaacatctattattcctctccctcttttgttccttggtgtggccggccaacctctccctctcttcctcttgtggtggccgaaccctacccttctattggagctcttgtggtggccggatactactcggagaagaagaagaagaaggagagaaagctagcatctcttggaacttggttagtattttgtttttcttccttggtgaagcttcctctttgttggccgaacctagctaggaggagaagaaggtgattggtggtttctcgtctcggaagatcgttgcccacacaacgtccgaggttagaagaggaatacggtagaagatcaagaggtttttctacaaggtataactagtaaattttatttccgcatcatgctagttatttatggaaataataccaaatacaagaggcttacgttctagaatttcgaatatgttttttcgaagttgtgttcttttgtttctttcttttccttgtgatttgattgttctctttggttaacctaaagttattttaggaaattaaatattagctttctattaaaggttttgtctagtcggtggtggttgctcccatatccaagaaggtcatgtgcctcgccacgtcagtactgggaaccttttatggaaattaatatttaatggaattaataacttaaggagacttgggttgaacgtgttaagttccacaggagatccaagtcaaaacctaaaagaacaaatagattaagttttggatcaaacgtgttaagttccgcaggcgatccaaaatttaatttaaaagaacacatggtagctaggaaaaggttcagacctttgtacaaaatttttgtacagtggaacttataggttttccgagtagcaaccaacactttaaAATTAATTGACATAAATTGAATACCTAGTGtcaattataaaaaaaactctttaCACATATTAATCTATGCAAAGCTTAGCATGTAGTGCTTCGTCAATAATCTCACATGCTGCCCACGAATTTAGTTGAAACGGTAAGTGAATAGTAAAATTTGCACTAAGAGTGAAGGATCGAATCCCAAGGTTGGTAGGACGTAAATCCTTACACTCTGGCACAACTCATTTTCCCATCCACATTATTTCTCAATTACGTggtttatctcttttataattaggggtgagtattcggttaaaaCCGAATCGAATCGAACtgaactgatttttttttaacaaacctAACCGAACTGATTTTTGATAAAAACCGAATCGAACCGAACCGAATTTCAATAAAACTAAACAAATCGAACTGAACAAACCGAATAAACTGATTTTTTCCAAAAATTTGGTTTGGCTTAATAAAATTTTGGTTCGATCTAAAATTTATAGTGTAAAAAATCGATTTAGTTAAAAAATTTGGTCTATTCGATTTaaccaaataaaaaaattcaaaaccgaACCTGAACCGAATTAATCGATTTTTTGGAGAGAAAAAAATCGAATTTCTGAATAAATCAaaccgaatttttaaatttgatcggTTTGATCGATTTATTAAGTTTAATCgaacttttgctcacccctactTATAATGTTTCTCGGGTGAGTTGACGTGCAATTACATAGCCAGAGTGTCATTAGGCTCTAGCCCTGTGCAGTGGAGCAACCTAGTAATTTTTAGATGTATATATTAAGAGGAATGATACTTGCCATGACAACTCGCCGCGACACATATCCGCGACACTGTTGGCAGCCCTCGTGGCCACCTCCACCTCAGCGCTCTCTCTCCGCGACGCGAATGAAATCCACTCGGGCCAAAACTTGTTCCTCGCGTGCCCTAACAAGCCCTCCCTTGCCGTTTTCTCTTCTCCCTCCCCAGCCCTAACTTCTTTGAAATCGCCGCAGCCCCTTCTCCCTCCTCGCTGAAGCAGCAACGACACCCTCCCCAGCCCCAACTCCTTCGAAAGCGCCGCAGCCCCTTCTTCCCCCTCGCTGAAGCAACAACGACACCCTCCCCGGCCCCAACTCCTTAGAACAAGTTTTGCCCCTTCTCCCCCCTCGCTGAAGCAGCAACGACACCCTCCCCTGCTGTTTTCTCTTCTCCCTCCCCTACCCTAACTTCTTCTAAAGCGCCGCAGCCCCTTCTTCCCCTTCGCTGAAGCAACAACTGTTCTTCCTCAGCGAGGCTCGTCACCCTCAGCGTTCGAAGAAGCAGTAGCAACAAATTAAAGAGCAGTAGTTTTGAGTACTCTTTGaggtaatcaacttcttcttctacATCTTTTCTTTCTTCAATTCGTGGTAACCAAATCTTGAGGGATTATCCAAGCAACTAGCAAGCAAATGAATCTTAGTTAATCGGTGGCACTCAACAGAATATTTAGGACAAGAATCAGACAATCAATATAGTAAAAAGGGCATGTAGAATAACAAATAAAAGGTCTTACTTGCATAAATTTCAAGAGTATCAGATCCTCTTGCATATGATCTTAGTGGTTCAGCGTCCTTAGAGTATCAGATCCTCAACAGAGGCACTAGAAATGGATAGTTCATATTTTTAGTGCTATTTCATAGGAATTCAAGAATGCTATTCTAATGCAACTTGGTAAGCCTCAATTCCTATTCTTTATGGGTGGGAAACACAACATGATCCTTTAGAACAATATGAACCAAAAGAAATTATTTTGTTAGTAGAAAGAAACTGATGATCTTGGATGTACATCAACTTCTGTTATTTGCTTGTATAACATAATAATGCAGTAGAGTTCTTATGTGGAGTGCTATTTCTTAGATCTCTGCTAAGATGTATGTGCAGTGCTATTTCTTAGATCTCTGCTAAGATGTATGTGCAGTGCTATTAAGATGATCCCTCCTAAGTTGTATGTTCAGTTTCTAAGTTGCATACTACTTTTCTCTTAATAAATGTAGGTGAAGAAATTATCATGGAAGAAGGAAAATTTGATTCAAATGAGATGAAGGATAAAATCGACCCGTCTCCATCTACCGTCGAAAAAGTCAAGCTACCTGAGATTGGAATGATATTTTCCTCTGAAGAAGAAGTTCGTACTTTTTATAATTCCTATGCTACCAATGCTggttttggtatttcaaaattagGTGGTAGGAATGGAGATGAtggaaaacaaaaatatttttctattggaTGTGCCAAAAATCGTAAGAAAGTATCTCAAGCTAAAAATGTTTTACATCCTCGACCTTCTAGTAAGACAAATTGCAAAGCTAAGATTAATGTAGCTGTTCGAAATGATGGAAACTTTGTGATAACTAGTGTAGACCTTGAACATAATCATCTCTTGAGCCCTGGAAAGTCACGACAATTTAGATGTAATAAAGTATTGGATTCTTCTACGAAGAGAAAATTGGAATTAAATGATCAAGCTGGAATTACTTTAAGCAAAAGTTTTCACTCTTGTGTAGTTGAGGTTGGAGGTTATGAGAATTTATcatttgatgagagaaaatgtagaaataatatttcAGAAGCTAGAAGGTTGAGGCTAGGGGAAGGAGATGCTGAAGCTTTGAGTAATTATTTTTGCCACATGCAAAGTAGGAAcccaaattttttttatgtgcTGGATTTAGACGGTGAATCTcgaataaagaatattttttgggCAGATGCAAGATGTAGGGCTGCGTATGATTATTTTTGTGATGTCGTGACTTTTGATACAACTTATTTGACTAATAGTTATGACATGCCTTTTGCTCCATTTGTTGGGGTGAATCATCATGGGCTATCTATTCTGTTGGGATGTGGATTAATATCAAGTGAAAACTCAGCAACATTCACATGGTTGTTCAACTCGTGGTTGACATGTATGCACGAATGTGCTCCAAAGGCTATAATCACAGACCAATGTCGTGCAATGGCAATCGCAATTGAAGAGGTATTTCCGAGTTCTCATCATCGTCTATGTCTTTGGCATATTATGAAAAAACTACCAGTGAAGTTAGgcggtcatgctcaatacaaaatgataaagaaacaatTGAAGACCATTGTTTATAACTCTCTTACAGTTGATGAATGTGATGAGAATTGGTTAAAAATGATTGAGGAGTTTAAGCTGGAGAACAATGATTGGTTGAAATCTTTATATGAGGAACGGAATAGATGGGTACCGGTGTATGTTAAAGATCACTTTTGGGCTGGTATGTCCACAACTCAAAGAAGTGAAAGTATGAATGCATTTTTTGATAACTATGTTCATTCTAAAACATCTTTGAAGCAATTTGTTGAACAGTATTGATCCGGCCGTAAGaaggggggacccacttcctgaagggtctcagcctgaggaccgatggaaggctgtgcggtggatggccgagccgagcggatgggtaggtccgaacggagctatagataagcccatccatgggctcatgtttccgacgccaaggcaggaagaccgaagggccgagcgggagtccgctcggcaggggccaagggccgagggggttgcccgttcggccaaaataggggcgagggtataaagggggtcgagcggcctatgcgctcgactTAGGATATGAGATGTCAGCCGAAGCATGTctaatgattaggccgtacacaagatcgcacgatcttgccgtcacatcatggagaggctgataccgtagcagtatggtctcatggacgtctccctgacagatccatatttagacatggcccttctgacagacccatacctgggcatggtcaaaggcaggtggttgctttgattggcacgcccaggcttctttgagagatctatataaggcttccatttctccactggaggtataaaaaaaaatcttcattttgaagccacctttttgttattcctcgcctgacttgagcgtcggagggccgtcgccgggatacccctcccggctcggtttcgttgcaggttcaccggagcattcgaggatctagcaggaagcgccacgtgcccagcgtccactgattcccggttcggacaggatcaagtatGATAGTGCATTGAAGAATAATATTGAGAATGAAAAAAAATtggattttgtttcttttaattcCATTATGCCAGTTATTCTTGGTCATTCTATTGAAAGACAATTCCAAAACGCCTACactaacaatatatttaagttgttccaagatGAAATAAGAGGGTTGATGTTTTGCGATGCCTCTTTGTTGAGGGAAGAAGGGACAACTTTAATATTTGAAGTAGTAGAAAATATGTTGGGAAATAATGGACATCCTGGAAGAGAAGTTTCCTTTAGGGTACATTATACCGAGTTAGATTGCCAATTGAAGTGTGTGTGCCGTTTGTTTGAGTTTCGGGGAATTTTATGTAGGCATGTGATCAAAGTGTTAATGAGAATGAAGGTTATTGAGTTTCCTATGCATTATATTATGGACCGATGGCGCAAAGATATTAAACGTGGGTATCAAAGCATCAGTAACATATATGATGATTATGGTTGTGATGGAAAAAGACTTCAGTATAATGCTCTCACCCCATTGATGCAAGAGGTTCAACAACTTGGAGCTGAAAATGACGACATTTGTTCTGTTTTGGTGAAAATCATGAAAGACACTAAGGAAAAACTTATTATTGCTATGGAGAATGGGCAATCAATGGTTGAACAACTTGAAGAAGCATCTACATCTGGGGCAAAAGTGATACACTCTCCATTGAAAGTAAGAACCAAAGGTCGTCCACCCATAAAGAGGAAGCAATCTAAGGTTGAACAAATAGTGAAGAAATCAATTGCAAAGACCCAAAAGAAGGTATGTGATGCATATAATAGTTACCTATGTGTTATGGTTTTGTACAAGTATATTCATGTGGTTTTAGATAGTTTAAAGTTTGTTTATAATCTATCTTGCAGCTATGAGTAGCCTAAACAAGTTTCTTACTGGCTGGACCACATGATTCATTTTTGCTGTAACTCACAGGTAATTATAACTTGTCTTCTAACGTTATTTTGTATTCTTCTAGTTTATTGTTAAACACACCTTCAGTACAATTAATGCCATCAGCATTTGAATTCCTTATCTGTAGTAAAAAAATCTGTAGACAAAACTGATATCACCTTGGTAAAATGGGTTGTGTTTCGATACTAGTGTGGGTTCATTTTCTTTAATCGACTATTGATATCACCTTGGTAAGCTATTGGTTCATtgaattttctaaatctttcttgTGTTTGTGTTCGTGAGCAGGAGCCATTCAAAAGGAGATAGCCGCAAAACTACAGAATGCACACCCTTGTGGTTTCAAGCCTCAGCACAAGCCTCAACTCTCTGTTTTGCAGTTTCATGCTTTCTATGCCTTTGAATACagatttttgatgtatgccagtTTGTGAATCAAGAACCAATCTGTTGTTTAATTTGTATGCCAATTTGTTAATCAAGAACCATCAAAGCCATCGTGCACTGTTTCTGTTCTTTCTTCACTTCTGTTATTTCTTGAATACAGATTTGTGATGTATGCCAGTTTGTGAATCAAGAGTCAATTGTTGATGTATTGTTGAATTTGTATTCAGCCAATTTTTGAGTGTTTCTTTCTTCTAGCCATTACATAAGAAGTGCTTCACTAAGAATTTGTAGTGGCCATGCAGGCTGTGATGGACAATATGTATGACAGAGATAAAATTCAATGCGGCCAATGCAATGCATATACAAACTCTGACTCCCTCAATTCAATGCACAAATTTAATGCACAACACTGACACTATTATAGGAAGAGGAaggaaaatgaaatttaaaacaataattaagatacagtctgacctggctgttgttttgatattaagtttgtatcagatattacttaaactcagattgattactgatcaaggttgatcaggtggaagggaaacttggcacgcgaagtcggagagggctcagtagctcgctctctggaccagacgaagtcaaggttgatcaagtggaagggaaaagtccaagtatggaaacttgtcacgcgaagtcggagagggctcggtagctcgttctctggaccagaggaagtcggagagggcttggtagctcgttctccggaataggtcagagagggctcgatagctcgttctctagaccag
This window contains:
- the LOC122035314 gene encoding protein FAR1-RELATED SEQUENCE 6-like → MEEGKFDSNEMKDKIDPSPSTVEKVKLPEIGMIFSSEEEVRTFYNSYATNAGFGISKLGGRNGDDGKQKYFSIGCAKNRKKVSQAKNVLHPRPSSKTNCKAKINVAVRNDGNFVITSVDLEHNHLLSPGKSRQFRCNKVLDSSTKRKLELNDQAGITLSKSFHSCVVEVGGYENLSFDERKCRNNISEARRLRLGEGDAEALSNYFCHMQSRNPNFFYVLDLDGESRIKNIFWADARCRAAYDYFCDVVTFDTTYLTNSYDMPFAPFVGVNHHGLSILLGCGLISSENSATFTWLFNSWLTCMHECAPKAIITDQCRAMAIAIEEVFPSSHHRLCLWHIMKKLPVKLGGHAQYKMIKKQLKTIVYNSLTVDECDENWLKMIEEFKLENNDWLKSLYEERNRWVPVYVKDHFWAGMSTTQRSESMNAFFDNYVHSKTSLKQFVEQY